CGGTCCATGCCGCTCGACCTCACCGCGGCGGTCACGCAAGTCACGCTGGCCAACCCGGCCATTGCCGATGTTGTCGTGCTCAATGAGCGCAGCGTCGTGCTCAACGCCAAAGCGATCGGTGAAACCGACGTGCTGCTGTCGGGTCCGGTCCTCGGCCGTCGTCATCTGCGGGTGTCGGTGTTCCAGGCTACCGACTCCCGCCAGATCGCGCTTGGCGTGAAGTTCGCCGAAGTGCGTCGGGATGCACTGTACGAAATCGGTATCTCCGCTCGCTACGATGCGAAGAGTGGTAACACGATCGGTGGTACGGGCGTGCTCGCCCCGAACGTGACGGGCGATGGCATTGCCGGTTCGTCGTCCACTCGCTTCGTGGGTGCGCTGTTGAACTTCGGGACCACGGATATCACGGCCTTTCTCGACGCGCAGCAGCAGGCTGGACGCGCGCGCTCGTTGGCCGAGCCCACGCTGATCGCCGGGAATCGTGAAGAAGCCAGCTTTTTGGCCGGCGGCGAGTTGCCGGTGCCGATCGCGCAGCCGGGACAGGGCGGGCAGACGTTTATTACCATCCAGTACCGTCCGTATGGCGTACAACTCAAGTTTCGCGCCGAAGTCATGTCGGATTCGCTGGTGAAGCTGAAGGTCACGCCGGAAGTCTCGAGCCTGGACTTTGGCAACGCCGTGCTGCTTTCCGGCTTCCGCATTCCCGCCATTCGCGTGCGGCGCGTTGAGACCACGCTCGACGTGCGTCCAGGGGAAAGCCTCGTGATTTCCGGGCTCTTCAACGAAGAGCGGGAGTCGGTGCGTACTGGCATTCCGGGGCTCATGAATCTCCCTATTCTTGGTGCGCTCTTTTCCAGCAATCGCTGGCAGAACGCCGAATCGGAATTGCTCGTGGTGGTCACGCCGACGCTCATCAATCCGAATGCCTCGCGCGGCAGTCGCACCATCAAGCTGACGCCCGACAGTCTCACCCCGGCTCTCGAAGCGCTCAAGAAGCGTCTCCCGCCGCAGTGATGACATTTGTGATGCTAGGCTCCTTGCTCTCCCGGTCTTCCTGATGCGTCGTGCGGTCATCGTTCGTGATGCGCTGGGCCCCCTGACACCACTGGTCCCCGTTTTCACGGGGGCCGGTTTTGGCAGGCCCATTGAAGTCGATAGTGTTGAAGCACTGGTTGCTACGGCGCCGGAAGTCGGCGCCGATCTGATCATTTTGCCGCTGCTTTCGGCCAACTTCGCGCTCGACGATGTCGAAACGATGTTGCGTGAACGGCCGGCCTTGGCGGCGATCGGCACGGCGCCGACGGCCAACAGTGATCTCATCCTCGGCGGTTTTCGTCGAGGTCTGTCGGAGTTCCTGGTGGCGCCCGCCGACGCGGGGGAGCTCGCCGCGGCACTGGCTCGACTCGAGTCGCGCTGGGAACGTGCACCAAAGGGCGGACACGTCACCGCGGTGTACAGTCCTGCCGGCGGGGCCGGTGTGACCACTGTAGCGGTGAACCTGGCCCATGCGCTCGCGCTCCGAAAGCCGGCCGGACGCGTGGCCGTGGCCGACCTTGTCGTTGGCCTCGGCGACGTCGCCACCCAGCTCAATCTCGCGCCAGCCTACGATCTCGGCGAACTGGTGCGCAAGCTCGATCGCGCCGACCACGAGTCATTGCAGTCGATCGTGGAGAGCGTGGCCGACGGCATGGATGTGCTGGCGGGAACCAGCGATCTTGAACTGGGCGAGGAAGTGACGCCGGAAGCGGTGCAGCGCATCATGACGCTGATGCGCTCCACGTACACGTACACCGTCATGGACGTCGAGCACTCGGTTTCACCGCGTACGATCGCCGCACTCGACGGCGCCGATCGGATCGTGATGGTGTTTCAGGTGACGGTGGCGGGGCTGCGCAAAGTGAAGCGCGCCCTCACGCTGTTCGGTCAGCTCGACTTTCCGGCGGAAAAGGTGCTGCTGGTGGCCAATCGTGTGGGCGCCGGCGACGTCATGCCATGGCCCGATGTGGCCAAGGCACTGGGTCGTTCAGTCGACTTCCGCTTGCCCAACGCCTATCAGGTCGTGGCCGACGCGCAGACTCGAGGAGTTCCGATCACGGCCAATTCTGCCGGCCCTGGCGCACAAGCGCTGATCGAAGCGTATCACCTGCTCGCCGTGAGATTGATGGGTCAGAAGGGACTCGTGTCTGGCAGCAGCGAAGTCTTGCCGGCTGCCCGCGCCGGATTCGGGCGACTACTCGGCAAACTGAGGAAGTGACCGTGGAACGCTCACTACGCGACCGACTTCTGGGCAAACGGCCAACTCCGTCTGGGGCGTCCGCCGATGGCACCAACGGCAACGGCAACGGTAACGGCGTCGTACCGACGGAAGGCGTCGTCGATCCGTTGCAGGGACTGCCGCAGCCGGAAGAGAAGAAGGAAGTGGACAACGGCGTGCTGACACCCGTTGACCTGCTCAAGCGCGACTTGCACCAGAAACTGATCGATCGTCTCGATCTGGCTGCACTCGAAAAAATTCGCGACGAGTCTGCGCTCACGCAGCAGATTCGCGCTGCAGTACTCGAGTTCCTCCGCATCGAGCAGGCGCCGTTGTCGGCCGCCGAGCGCGATGAAGTGGTCGAGCAGATCGTGTGGGAAGTGACGGGTCTCGGCCCCATCGAGCCGCTCACGCGCGATCCGTCGGTGTCCGACATTCTGGTGAACGGCCCGAAATCGGTGTACGTGGAGCGGCGTGGTCGGTTGGAACGAACCAACATCACCTTCCGCGACAACGCCCATCTGCTCACGATCATCGATCGCATCGTGAGCAAGGTTGGTCGACGTGTCGACGAGTCGTCGCCGATGGTCGACGCCCGTCTTGCCGACGGCTCGCGTGTGAACGCCATCATCCCGCCGTTGGCGATCGATGGTCCCGTGCTTTCGATTCGTCGCTTCGGTGCCTCGCTCGGACCGCGTCGACTGGTGGAGCTGGGCGCGCTGTCGGCGCCGATGCTGCGATTGCTCGCTGCGTGCGTGGTCGCCCGCCTGAACGTTCTGGTATCAGGTGGTACCGGCTCCGGCAAGACGACTGTACTGAACGCGTTGTCCAGCTTCATTCCGGGCACAGAACGCCTCGTCACCATCGAAGACGCGGCCGAGCTTCGACTGCAGCAGGCACACGTGGTGCGGCTTGAGACACGCCCACCGAATACGGAAGGACGCGGTGAGGTCAGTGCGCGCGACCTCGTCAAGAACGCCCTGCGTATGCGTCCTGATCGCATCATCATTGGCGAAGTCCGGTCCGGCGAAGCGCTCGATATGCTGCAGGCCATGAACACCGGCCACGAAGGTTCGCTTACCACCGTGCACGCGAACACACCGCGCGACGCGCTCGCGCGTCTCGAAACGATGGTGCTGTTCGCCGGCACGGCGCTGCCCACGCGTGCCATCCGCGAGCAGATGGCGTCGGCGCTTCACGTGATCGTGCAGGTCTCGCGTATGTCCGACGGCACGCGTCGCATCACGAGCATCACGGAGGTGACCTCGATGGAAAGCGACGTGATCACGACCCAGGAGATCTTCCGCTACCGCCGACGCGGCGTTGCCGACGACGGTACGGTGCTCGGCAACTTCGAAGCGACCGGCGTGCGTCCCTTGTTCATGGAAGCGATTCTCGCCCGCGGTATTGACCTTCCGGCCGAGACGTTCGCGTTCGGTGCCGTGAGTCACGCTGGACCGGGCGCGGTCGGGCTACTCGGCGAGGGCGGACTCCCGGCATGACCGCGCTCGTTCTCACTCTGGTGTTCCTCGGAGCCATGCTCCTTGTGGTCGGCGGCTTCGTGTTCGCCAATCGCCGGCGACTCTCGGCGGCGGATGCGGCGCGCGTGCGCGTGGGTGAGGTTGGCGGCATCCTGCGCAGCGATATGCCGATCTCCATCCTCCGCGACGAGCGCGTTTCCGATTTCAAGACGCTCAACGAGCTGCTCTCCGGTCGCAACATCACGGTCAAGCTGGAGAAGGAGCTCGCGCACGCCGGATCGCGGCAGAAGCCCGGTGAGTTCGTGTTGTTCACGTTGTTGTCGGCCATGATAGGCCTCACGCTCGTTCAGTTCCTGATCGGTGGCGTGGTCAATTTCGTCGGCGCGTTCTTTTTTGCGTTTATCCCGTGGTTACTGTTGCGTCGTCGCCAGAAAAAGCGGATGCGACAGTTCGAGGTGGCCTTTCCCGACGCGCTCGACCTCATGACGAATGCGCTGCGAGCCGGATATTCCCTGCAGGCGGCCATGGAGTTCGTGGGGCGTGAGTCTCCTGCACCTTTGCGTGGCGAATTTCTTCGCTTCTACGATGAGCAGCGTCTGGGTGTGGATGTACGCACCGCGCTGCTGGCCATGCAGGAGCGCATCGGTACCGAAGAGGCCCGCCTGTTCGTGACGTCGCTCATTTTGCAGCGCGAAACGGGCGGTAACCTGGTCGAGCTGCTCTCGAATATTTCGAGCATCATTCGCGAGCGTCTCAAGTTTCAGGCGAATCTGGCCACGCTTACCGCCGAGCCCAAGATGTCGGCCCGGGTGCTGGCGGCCATGCCCTTCGTAATGTTCGGTATCATCTACACGATCAATCGCGAGTACATGCAGCCGCTGTTTACCGACGTACTCGGTAAGGGGCTGATCGTGTACGCGTTCGTTTCCGTGGTCATCGGCTATCTCATCATGGAACGCATCGCCAGCGTGGACATGTAATGGGTGATCTTCCACTATCCCTGCTTTTCTTGGTCGGCACCGTCATCCTGGCGGTGTGTACCATCGTGTACGTTGCGATCTCGGAGCGTGAGCGCCGCGAGACCATGCAGCGCGTGTCGCCCGAGTCGGATCCGAGCCGCATGGCCGAGCGCCTGCTGCTGAATGAAGACGCCAAAGCCTCATCGCGTTTGGCGGCCTGGCTACGTGAGAGAATGCCCGAGGGTTTGATCTCGGATGATGCGAGCTCGACCAAATTGGTGCATGCGGGCTTCGACGGTTCCGCCGCGCCGGTCATATTCTCGGCCATTCGCATCGCCGCCGCGCTGCTTCTGCCGGTGCTCGCCTTTGTGGCCGCGCCACGTGACGAGCCGATGTGGCTTACGGTGTCGATCGTCATGGGTGTGGTGGCAGGCATCGCCGGTCCACAGGCGGTCGTCGATCGGCTCGCACAGAATCGACAGGACCGGATCCGTCGCGCAGTACCCGACGCGCTCGACCTGCTCGTGGTCTGTGTGGAAGCGGGCGTGTCGCTTGACGCGGCAATCATTCGCGTGGCTCGCGATTTGGCCAATGTGCGCCCCGAACTCGCACTGGAGTTTGCGCAGGTCGTGCGTCGCGTAAATGCCGGCATGCCGCGCGATCGCGCGTTACAAACGTTGGCCCAGCGCACCGGCGTCGATGAACTGCGGACGCTCGTGTCGAGCATGGTGCAGACCGAGCGGTTGGGTACGTCCATCGCCCGCGTGTTGCGGGTCAACTCCGATTCCCTGCGCGTCCGTCGACGGCAGAAGGCCGAGAAAAAGGCGGCCGAGGCCGCTCTGAAGATGATCTTTCCGCTGGCGTTGTTTCTGTTGCCGGCGCTGCTGGCGGTGATCGTCGGTCCGGCAGCTCTGACCGTCGTGAGCCAGCTCGGTAATTTGAGTAAGTAGGCCGGCTCGATTGAGTCGGGTAGTACGTTGTCACTTTCCGCGGGGAGGCGGACTATGCGTCGGAAGCAGCGAGTTGTATCAGGTCGGCCTCGTCGCGGTGCGACGCTTGTGTTCGTGGCGGTGTTCGCGCTGGCGCTCGTTGGCCTCGCCGCGTTCGCCATCGATTTGAGCCGGTTGTATGTGGGCACAAACGAGCTGCAGACCGGTGCGGACGCGGCGGCGCTGCGTGGGGCGCTGCAATTGCAATACAATCCCGGGACCGATCCCTCGGGTGTCACGTCCACTTTTGCGGCCTCAAATCAAGCGCTGAACCAGCCGGTTACTCTTGGGGCTGATGATGTGAAGCCGGTGTTTTGGGACCCCGACGCCAATCCGAAGGCTACAATTCTGAACGCGTGGACTAACGCGAATGCCGTGCAGGTCACTGCGTCGCGCTCCACTGGCCTGTTGTTCGGGCGAATCATTAGCACGGTCAGTCCAGCGCCGCAGCGTCGTGCGATCGCGTGGATCGCGAATGTCGCGTCCTCGACCTGCCTGAAGCCCTGGGGAATGCCCATGTCTTCTGTACTACAGCTGGTGGGCGCCAGTGCCAGTCCTATTCGCCCCCTGACGTCAGCGGAGCTCGTAACCCTTCGCAATCTTTCCATACTAGACCGAACCATTATCATTGCGCCGCCGTACAGCGGAAACGGCCAGGTTCCGAATGCCACCCCAAATGGAAATTGGAACGCGCTTCGGATCAATGGGAATGGCATGCGTCAGTACCAGGATGCCGTTGAAGACGTGACGTGTTCAAATACATCGACAGCTGTGGGTGCTGACGAATCCGATAAGCCCGGAAATAATATCGATTCCAAGACGACTGAGTCGATCGTTATTTCAACGTGCCGTTTTCAAAACGGTTCGGATACCTGCTTCGATCTTGCGACGGGCACCGTCCCCGGTGTCAGCGTTCTGGTCGCCTACACATCGACTCCCGTATTCGTGGGGAATGGCAGTTCGGCGCCGGTCACTGTAGCCATGATGGGCGAGTTCGTAATCCAGTGTTACCGACGGGGTGCCAGCGGTGGCAACGGTAACGGCGGTGGCAACGGCAACAACGGCAACAACGGCAACAACGGTGGCGGCGGTGGTAACACCTGCACTTCGAGCAAGGTAAGTCCCGCCGCGTGGAGTGCGTTCAGTGAGGGAACGTTGTTGGGGTATGTCAATCCCGACTTCGCCGACCTTCGTGGCAGTACGACTCTGGGAAATCAGGCGTCGATTGCTCAGCGCCTCATCCTGGTTCGCTGACCATCCGCATGCGCACCTTCCTCGCGCCGGGCGCCGCCGCCCTCGCGCTCGCCGCACTCTGTGCGTCGGGTGCTCGTGCGCAGGGACTCGATCCGACTCCGGCCTCGCAGTGCGGTGAACGCACCGTCACCGTGCAGCCGGACAGCGCGGTGGCCGATTCTCGGGTACTGATCCGTTTCGCGGCTGGTCTCGCATCCGATACCGACGATGCATTTCTTGCGCGTGCCCTCGGCAAGCTGGTGGCCGAGCGCATTCGTCAAACGCTGTCGATCGACGTGCGCTCACGCGGCGTGAGCGGTGGATCGGGCAGCGCCGATGCGGCCAGCGCGGTGGCGGAAGGTCGCGTGTTGGGCGTGCGGTACGTGCTGGTGGGCACCGTGCAGCGTCGCGACGATCGCTCAGTCATCGACTGGCGCCTCGTCGACGCGCGCTCCGGCAAGCAGACGTCAAGCGGCCTCGCGAGCGAGCCGGTTGGTGCGGTGGATAGTCTCGTCAATGCGATGACGTCGGTGATGACGCGCGCGCTTGGGCGTACCGCCACCAAGCCGGCCGCGCGCGACCGCCTGCATTCCCGCTCACCCGACGCCATTCTCTCGTTCCTGCGCGGACTCGCCGAGGTCGAAGCCTTCGATCGTGCTCGGCTTCAGCGCGCCGACAGTGCGCTGCAGCGGGCAATCGTACTCGATCGCGAGTTCATCGCGGCGCGCTATCGATTGGCGGAACTGAGTGTGCGTCAGTTGGACTGGGTCGAGCATTCAGATCGCGCGCGTGCGCAGCTGGTGCAAACGGGACTCTGGTCGATTGGCGCGGTGCTGCTCAAGGAGCCCTACGACCCGCAAGCGCTTGCGCTGATGGGGCGACTCTACCTGCACAAGGGAACGCCCGCGCTGGCACAGCCGATTGTGGCCGCACTTCGCGCGTTGGCGCCCGACGATCCGGCCACTGTGGAACTCGATGCGCGTGTCGCCCGTGCCCTTGGGCACGACGACGACGCGCTGCGGATCGTGCGAGCGTCGGCCGCCGTCACCGAGCGCAGCATTGACGCGCTTATGGTTCGCGCCGATCTCGAGCGACGCGTGGGCGATCGCGTGGTCGCCTGTCGCGTGCTGAATCGCGCTATTGCGCTCGACGCCACGCACGCCCCCGCCTACGTGTGGCGCGCCATCGTGCGCAGCAACCTTGGCGAGTTGCGCGAAGGATGGGGTGATGCCGAAGTGGCTTCGCGGCTCGGGCGTGCCGATTGGGGCGAGCTCACCGGCGCGCTGATCGATGTGGCGGTGCGTGACACCGTCCGTGCACGCACCCGCGTGAAGCCTCTCATGACGGCGAGCAGCCTCGATTCGGCCGGCTGGCTCGACCTCGTGCTGCGCGCCGCGGTGGCGAACAGTCTCACCACGCCCGCGGCCGCGCAGCAGGCCCTGCTACGTATTTCCTGCCGCGATCCGCGTCGGGTGGGATTGGCCAACGAACCGCTATTGCGCTATCTGCGTCTGCCCACCAACTGCATCGCGCCGAGTACCAAAATGGCGACTGGCGCGAACTAGCACGGTTACCCGTCCAGTCGGATCCATCGGATGATTTCGCGGATCGTCGGGCGCTTGCCATACATCAGCAACGCCGTGCGATAGAGACGCCCCGCGGCGACCATCGCACCGATCGCCAGCAACGACAGCAGGCCGATCGACACGACGAGTTCCGATGCCGGCACGGCCACCAAGCCCAGTCGCAATGGCATGATGATCGGCGACGAGAACGGCACCATCGACAGCGTGCGGGCGATCGGGCCGTCGGGGTCGGCGAGGGCCGGCTGCAACAGCGCTACACTGCCCACCAGCAGCATGAGCACGGGCGTCTGCGCCTGCTGCGCCTCCTGCTCGGAGCTCACGATGCTGCCGACCGCCGCGAAGAGCGCGGCATACAGCACGTAGCCAAGCAGGAAGTACGCGAACAACGGAATCATGTCCGTCCATGACACCGACGGGAGCGTCATGCTGGACGACGCCACACCAAGCGCGGAAAGAATGCGTCCGCGGTTTGCCATGAGCGTGACCATCGACGTCGTCCAGAAACCGAGCTGCACCAGGGCCACGCCGCCGATGCCCAGCACCTTGCCCGAGAGCAGAATGCGCGGCGACACGCTGGCCAACACGAGCTCCGACACGCGCGACTGCTTTTCTTCGGTCACGCTGCGCAGCACGATCTGCCCGTACAGCACGATCACAATGTACAGCAGCACGGCCACACCGGCGCCGAAAATCAGGTTCACCTGGGCCGATCCCGTGCGGCCGTCGCGCATCACGCGCTCCACCTTCATGGCCACCCGCACCTGCGCCAGCTTGAGCGCGGATTCGGCGTCGAGCCCAGTCGATGCCACGCGCTGCCGCAGCAACTCGCGCTCGATGGCTTTTTCGAGCCGCTCCGACGTCGAAATCGGCGCGCTGCTCGATAGCAGCACCGACACGGCGCCCGACTCGATCGAATTTGCATCGAGGTAGGCGACAGCAGGCAAGCGGTCGGCGGCGATCTCGACGCGTAGCGAATCGAGCGTTTTCGTGGTGGTCACGTTTGAGGTGGCCAGCACTTTCGGGGCCTTCGACGTGCCCATCAAGCCACCGGCAAGCTCGGTGGCGATTCCGGCACCGACGTCCTTCCCCGTCGCATCGACAATCACCATGGCCGAGAGATCGACTGAACGCGCGGAGCGATACGCGAGCCAGGGCGGTCCAAGCGTGAGCGCGGCGAACAGGAACGGTCCGAACAGCGTGGTCAGTAGGAACCAGCGCGAGCGCACGCGCTCGCCGAACTCGCGTGAGATGACGGCGTAGAGCTTACCCATTGCCACTGAGCCCCGCTTCGACGCCGGTTGCGCCAACACGTTCCAGGAAGATCCGATGCAACGAGGCTTCGGAGCGATCGAATTTCACGATCTCGACGTCGTGCGCGACGAGCTGACCCAGCAACTGCTGGGTAGTCGCGCCGGCGGCGAGATCGAGCTCGACGCGTTGCCCGTTGTCGTCGAAGGACGCCACCAGCAACGTGTTCTCGAGGACCGCGCGGGCGCGATCGCGACCGTTGCCGGCGAACTCGATGCTCACGCGTCCCGGTCCGCCGTATTGCTTCTTGAGCGCGCTCATGGCGCCGTCAGCCACCACTTCACCGCGCGCGATAATGGCGACCGCATCGCACATGCGTTCGGCGTTGTCCATGAGGTGGGTACTGAAAATCACCGTGCGGCCTTCGCGACGCAGATCGAGCACAGTGTCCTTGAGCACCTGGGCATTGACCGGATCGAGACCACTGAACGGTTCGTCGAGAATCACCAATTCCGGCTCGTGCAGCATGGTGCCCACGAATTGCACCTTCTGCTGCATGCCGCGGGAGAGGTCTTCCACCTTGGCGCTGCCCCAGTCCTGGGTGGCCGTGCGCAGCCCGACCCGATCGAGCCAGAGGTCGATCCGCTTGTCGGCTTCCTTGGTGGGCAGTCCTTTCAGCCGCCCAAGGAAGCGAAGAACGCGGCGGACCTCCATCTTGCGGTAGAGTCCGCGCTCTTCCGGCAGATATCCGACACGATCGGAGACGGACGGGTCGCCGGCTGCCTTCCCCAGTACCTCTATGTGTCCCGAGTCGGGCACCATGAGGTTGAGAATCATCCGGATAGTCGTCGTCTTCCCGGCGCCGTTGGGGCCGAGCAGGCCGTATACCGTACCCTTGGGCACTGACAGGGAGACGTCACGCACGGCCACGTGATTGGCGTAGGCCTTTCGGACGTGGTCCACGCGAATGGCAACAGATGAAGAAGTCACAACATCAAACTAATACGGGTTCGGAGTTTGCCGAGCTCAGCTTTAAACCGGCTTTTGGCTGGGACATCGGCCTGTGCCTGCTGGTGGCAGTGTGCGCGGCACTTTTAATGCCGCTCGACGACGCCGACCTGCCCATGCACTTGGCGACAGGCGCCTGGATCCTCGATCACGGACGGCTGCCGCTCACCGAGCCCTTTGCCTGGACGCGCATGGGCGCGCCGTTCTTCGCCTACTCGTGGCTGCCCGAAGTCGCCTATGAGGGCGCGCGCCGGGTGATGGGGCTGGTCGGAGTCTCGGTGGTGCATGCGGTGACCGTGGCGGGCGCGGTGGTGGCCGTGTGGGACCTGGCGCGGGCGGCGCGCTGGTCGCTGTGGGCCACGCGGTTGATGCTGTCAGTGCACGTCATCCTATGGCTATTGGTGCAGCCGGCCACTCGGCCGCAGCTGGTGCTGGCGATCGCGCTGCCGATGGCGTGGGCGGCGGCGTACCGGCTGCGGAGTGCGACGTCGCCGGTAGCGGGACTGGTCATGACGCTGCTGGCGGCGGCGTTGGCGGTGAACTCGCACTTGCTGTTTCCGCTTACGATCGTGCCGGTGGTGGTGCTGTTGGGAGCGGAGCGGTTTCGGTTGAGTCGCGTGGCGGCGTTTGTCGCGAGCACGGTGGTGGGATGGCTCTGTACGCCGAACGCGCTGCATCTCTTGGACATCCTGCGGCTCAATCTCGGTGCCAACGCGCTCTTGGGCGCCGCGTCGCCGATCATGGAGCTCGAGCCGGGGTTCGGCTTTCTGATCAAGGCCGCGGTGGGCACGAAGCTCGTGGCGGGCGGACTACTCGTGTTGCCGCTGTTGCCCTTCTACGCGCGATTGCCACAGCGCGAGCGGTGGTGGCTGGGGATGGCATGGCTGGCCGGGCTCGGGCTATTCGGATTGGCGATACGGGGGCTGTTGCTCTGGTGGCTACTCGCGATGCCGGTGGTGGCGTTGGCGTTGGCGAGTATCCCGCTGCCCACGCTCGTATCCACGCGGCGCGCGGTGGTGGGCGCGTGGGTGGTGGCGGTGTTCGCACCGATCGGGCATGCGTTGAAGGCGCGTGAGCTGCTGGGCCCTGTGGATGGGTTGCCGCATCCCGAGGCCAAGGCGCTGGCGCCGGCGGTGCGCTGGTTAACATGTGCTACGGCGGGTGCTGATTCCGCGGGGGGCGTGGCACGCGGGACTACCGTGTTCGACGACGGCAGCTATCTGGCGTGGAGGGTGCCGTCGGTGTCGTGGTCGGTGGACGGGCGAACGATTTTTCCTGACTCGGTAACGCGCGCCGAGGCGGGCCAGCAACTTCGGTACGGTGCGGTCGTCTATCCCCCGTGGCGACATGGCGATGTGGTGCTGCTGCCTGCAACGCATGCCGTGGCGGCCGTGATCGACGCAGACAGTTCGTGGCAGCGCATTGCCATCACGCCAGGCGCTGATGCTGCAGCCGCAGTGGGAGTCTGGGCGAGACGGAAATGGATGAATGACCGACCGAACGGCGCTGCATGCGTCAGCGATGGCCGCAAGTGACCGACATTCGACCTCGGAGCGAGGGCAGATGGTTTCTTCCCCAGTAGCGCGCAGCTCAGCACCTCTGGTCGCTGTGGTTATTCCATGTCACAACGAGGCGAAGAGTATCGGGACTGTCGTCGCCGATTTTCGGCGTGAACTGCCTGATGCGCTGATCGTT
This region of Gemmatimonas groenlandica genomic DNA includes:
- a CDS encoding type II and III secretion system protein family protein → MRALNSAVTVAALVLGSVASPISVTALAAQAATSVTPIETITMSVGRSMPLDLTAAVTQVTLANPAIADVVVLNERSVVLNAKAIGETDVLLSGPVLGRRHLRVSVFQATDSRQIALGVKFAEVRRDALYEIGISARYDAKSGNTIGGTGVLAPNVTGDGIAGSSSTRFVGALLNFGTTDITAFLDAQQQAGRARSLAEPTLIAGNREEASFLAGGELPVPIAQPGQGGQTFITIQYRPYGVQLKFRAEVMSDSLVKLKVTPEVSSLDFGNAVLLSGFRIPAIRVRRVETTLDVRPGESLVISGLFNEERESVRTGIPGLMNLPILGALFSSNRWQNAESELLVVVTPTLINPNASRGSRTIKLTPDSLTPALEALKKRLPPQ
- a CDS encoding AAA family ATPase, whose product is MRRAVIVRDALGPLTPLVPVFTGAGFGRPIEVDSVEALVATAPEVGADLIILPLLSANFALDDVETMLRERPALAAIGTAPTANSDLILGGFRRGLSEFLVAPADAGELAAALARLESRWERAPKGGHVTAVYSPAGGAGVTTVAVNLAHALALRKPAGRVAVADLVVGLGDVATQLNLAPAYDLGELVRKLDRADHESLQSIVESVADGMDVLAGTSDLELGEEVTPEAVQRIMTLMRSTYTYTVMDVEHSVSPRTIAALDGADRIVMVFQVTVAGLRKVKRALTLFGQLDFPAEKVLLVANRVGAGDVMPWPDVAKALGRSVDFRLPNAYQVVADAQTRGVPITANSAGPGAQALIEAYHLLAVRLMGQKGLVSGSSEVLPAARAGFGRLLGKLRK
- a CDS encoding CpaF family protein, with the protein product MPQPEEKKEVDNGVLTPVDLLKRDLHQKLIDRLDLAALEKIRDESALTQQIRAAVLEFLRIEQAPLSAAERDEVVEQIVWEVTGLGPIEPLTRDPSVSDILVNGPKSVYVERRGRLERTNITFRDNAHLLTIIDRIVSKVGRRVDESSPMVDARLADGSRVNAIIPPLAIDGPVLSIRRFGASLGPRRLVELGALSAPMLRLLAACVVARLNVLVSGGTGSGKTTVLNALSSFIPGTERLVTIEDAAELRLQQAHVVRLETRPPNTEGRGEVSARDLVKNALRMRPDRIIIGEVRSGEALDMLQAMNTGHEGSLTTVHANTPRDALARLETMVLFAGTALPTRAIREQMASALHVIVQVSRMSDGTRRITSITEVTSMESDVITTQEIFRYRRRGVADDGTVLGNFEATGVRPLFMEAILARGIDLPAETFAFGAVSHAGPGAVGLLGEGGLPA
- a CDS encoding type II secretion system F family protein, whose translation is MTALVLTLVFLGAMLLVVGGFVFANRRRLSAADAARVRVGEVGGILRSDMPISILRDERVSDFKTLNELLSGRNITVKLEKELAHAGSRQKPGEFVLFTLLSAMIGLTLVQFLIGGVVNFVGAFFFAFIPWLLLRRRQKKRMRQFEVAFPDALDLMTNALRAGYSLQAAMEFVGRESPAPLRGEFLRFYDEQRLGVDVRTALLAMQERIGTEEARLFVTSLILQRETGGNLVELLSNISSIIRERLKFQANLATLTAEPKMSARVLAAMPFVMFGIIYTINREYMQPLFTDVLGKGLIVYAFVSVVIGYLIMERIASVDM
- a CDS encoding type II secretion system F family protein is translated as MGDLPLSLLFLVGTVILAVCTIVYVAISERERRETMQRVSPESDPSRMAERLLLNEDAKASSRLAAWLRERMPEGLISDDASSTKLVHAGFDGSAAPVIFSAIRIAAALLLPVLAFVAAPRDEPMWLTVSIVMGVVAGIAGPQAVVDRLAQNRQDRIRRAVPDALDLLVVCVEAGVSLDAAIIRVARDLANVRPELALEFAQVVRRVNAGMPRDRALQTLAQRTGVDELRTLVSSMVQTERLGTSIARVLRVNSDSLRVRRRQKAEKKAAEAALKMIFPLALFLLPALLAVIVGPAALTVVSQLGNLSK
- a CDS encoding Tad domain-containing protein, yielding MFVAVFALALVGLAAFAIDLSRLYVGTNELQTGADAAALRGALQLQYNPGTDPSGVTSTFAASNQALNQPVTLGADDVKPVFWDPDANPKATILNAWTNANAVQVTASRSTGLLFGRIISTVSPAPQRRAIAWIANVASSTCLKPWGMPMSSVLQLVGASASPIRPLTSAELVTLRNLSILDRTIIIAPPYSGNGQVPNATPNGNWNALRINGNGMRQYQDAVEDVTCSNTSTAVGADESDKPGNNIDSKTTESIVISTCRFQNGSDTCFDLATGTVPGVSVLVAYTSTPVFVGNGSSAPVTVAMMGEFVIQCYRRGASGGNGNGGGNGNNGNNGNNGGGGGNTCTSSKVSPAAWSAFSEGTLLGYVNPDFADLRGSTTLGNQASIAQRLILVR
- a CDS encoding ABC transporter permease, which codes for MGKLYAVISREFGERVRSRWFLLTTLFGPFLFAALTLGPPWLAYRSARSVDLSAMVIVDATGKDVGAGIATELAGGLMGTSKAPKVLATSNVTTTKTLDSLRVEIAADRLPAVAYLDANSIESGAVSVLLSSSAPISTSERLEKAIERELLRQRVASTGLDAESALKLAQVRVAMKVERVMRDGRTGSAQVNLIFGAGVAVLLYIVIVLYGQIVLRSVTEEKQSRVSELVLASVSPRILLSGKVLGIGGVALVQLGFWTTSMVTLMANRGRILSALGVASSSMTLPSVSWTDMIPLFAYFLLGYVLYAALFAAVGSIVSSEQEAQQAQTPVLMLLVGSVALLQPALADPDGPIARTLSMVPFSSPIIMPLRLGLVAVPASELVVSIGLLSLLAIGAMVAAGRLYRTALLMYGKRPTIREIIRWIRLDG
- a CDS encoding ABC transporter ATP-binding protein, with amino-acid sequence MTSSSVAIRVDHVRKAYANHVAVRDVSLSVPKGTVYGLLGPNGAGKTTTIRMILNLMVPDSGHIEVLGKAAGDPSVSDRVGYLPEERGLYRKMEVRRVLRFLGRLKGLPTKEADKRIDLWLDRVGLRTATQDWGSAKVEDLSRGMQQKVQFVGTMLHEPELVILDEPFSGLDPVNAQVLKDTVLDLRREGRTVIFSTHLMDNAERMCDAVAIIARGEVVADGAMSALKKQYGGPGRVSIEFAGNGRDRARAVLENTLLVASFDDNGQRVELDLAAGATTQQLLGQLVAHDVEIVKFDRSEASLHRIFLERVGATGVEAGLSGNG